In Vicia villosa cultivar HV-30 ecotype Madison, WI linkage group LG7, Vvil1.0, whole genome shotgun sequence, the DNA window atgATTTTTTACGTATTAAAATTCAGATTCCCtctcctcccctccaaatccccccaatttggaggaacgcaaaaagtgaggtttggagggattttgctcccctcccctcccctcccttcccctccttaaatttgaaccaaacataattaattaaaatttcccctcccctcccctcccctcccctccatttacctcgaaccaaacacaccctaatgtTAGCTCATGGATGTATGTGTATACTTGCTTAAAAGATAATAATTGGTAAGTGAATAACCTGTAGttaataaagaatcctatagTGAGGTCGTGCAAAAGTGATATCCTTCTTTTTTAATAGACTCGACATGTCTTGTGAGATTaaatttcagaagttcattttgaTAAATTGGCAGTTCATTTTGAATAAATTTGATTCCTACTTCTTGACAAATTGGCAGTTCATTTTGATATCCTACTTCTAGATCAAATTTTGGAAGTAATGACCTCAAGATCTTTGCAACTATCGATCTTGATGTTAATTCTTCTCCATACATCATGATTTTATTCACCAGTCTTGCTACCTTAGTGAAGAAATCAGCCTCACTTTCACTTTCTTCCATCTCAAGCAACTCATatgttcttttgtgagtttgtgaCCACTTATTCCAAGATGTCTCATGCTTCCTTTGATGTGTCTACATcaccaactttctcaaagttgCTTAGATCAACACATTGATGGGTAATGAAAAGAGCTTTCtaatattttttcttcaaatcttTAGGTGCAACATTTTGTCACCCGTTGCACTTCCGCTGGTTGGTGttacttcatttttctcaagaTCTTAAACGTCTTGATAACACTAATTTTCATATGCTTACACTATTTTTCACAATTCTTGCCATTCAAGATGTGAAGATTTACTATAAAATACTGGTTTAGATGAGAAGTCAGTGTTTTATGCTTCCTAAGAATCACATTAAATGCTCAAGATACTAGATGTTAGAACCGATATTGATAGAACATTATTCAATCTCATTATTGATTGATTCAAGATTCTCATATTCACACTCTAGTTTTACACCCACACCTTAGTTGCCAAGAAGATCCCCTCGAACaatgatttgaaaaagagaaggAAATATCTAAAGAGAAAAAGGGAACCGAAAAAAGAAAAttaggttttgggagaagagaagaagaatgaGTTTATTGATTCTACTAAATACACAATTTATCTCTGTCTGAGATCACAATTGTAATTCTCACTATCTTCTCTTATTTACAAATAATAGGTGCCCTCTTATTTATAATGAGATTGCTTGCATATCTAACAATCTCAATATAACAAACTTCAATGTATTCAGTATCTGTTCGACTCTTTAGCCAAATTCGACAAGATGTATCCGATCTATGTTGAACACATGCATATTTTTATGCTAAGAAATAATTTCGAAAAAATTTTCTTTAAACTaaccattttttcaaaaaaaaatcgtaACATAGAGGATGCGCCACATACAGTGGCACATGAATTCTTAATAACGCTGAGGCGCCAGTATGTGTGACACATGCACCAATGTCATGCCACCGAGTATGGCGCATGTACTCGAAAATTAAAGTGCATGCGCCACACATGATCGCTATTgtgttattttagttttttatgaATGGaccattcattttcaccatttaCCATTCATCTCCTTATTTCACTATTaagcatatttttaaaaaatgtcttACATTATCAAAAGAAATgctcaattttattttttcaaaaaagccTCTGATGAAGATCTGACTTTGGAAAACAGAGCAGCTTGATCTGTTGGTTAGATGCACTACTACAAAATGCACAAACAACAACGCCATGTTTACAACGTATTCATATACACCGTAGGAATATGTTAAAATTTCCGCGACCGGTGAGTTGCTGGATTTATAAACAGTAATTTAATAACAGTTAATTTTAAACACCGTAGTAAAAAATGATGTGTAGCACACTTCGATTCTCATCTActacattttttcattttttaagtaCATTAAGCGTGTGTCACATATCaccattatttaaaaaataaattgtaaatgATTTAACAACAGTTAATACACCAACTGTTGTTAGCAAGCTTAAGTTTCCATTACGGTTGCTTTGTCCAACCGTGATTAAAGGATTTACTGATAAATTCAAACAAAAAGTATTTCATATTTCTTCCAAAGACGCCCTAGGTGAACAAGCGAGCCAGAGACGACAGAGGTGGCGTAATCTTTACCCTCTTTGCATCCATTCATTTGGAGCTCAAATCTTCACCCTCTTTGTTCTCTTGTTTCTTCAGCTTCCCAGTATGGTACTCTTCAATATATTCATTCGTTTTTTCTTGGTTTATGTTGTATATGCTCAAATCTTCACCCTTTTTGTTCAGTTGATTCTTCAGCTTTGAAGTACGATactcttcaacatcttcattccttttttctttctatatatgctcaagtcagtaTGAGAGTACTTTTTTCATATGCTTTAGGGTTAGATTTGCTTTAGGTTTAGATTTTAGTGTGTCGTTTACATTATTCTACATGTATAATAAATTTCAGAAGTtgttatggatcgtagttggatgaaagctGATAGAATAGGTTCAGTTTAtgagaaaagaattcttgaattccttgaatacGCTGATAAACATCTTCCTGACACTAATGGTATCTTTTATTGGCCTTTTCTTGTTTGTGCGAATATCAATAAGGATACAGAGGAAAAAATATTACAACATCTTTGTTCTGATGGTTTAtatcaaaattatataatatggACGTGGCATGGTGAGGTGGATAAAGAGGAAAGTTAGGCGCCACAAAGTCAAAGAGTGGATGAAGATGAATATATGGTGGATCAACTAGAGGATATGTTCCGTGATATTGGGGAATATTCTTTTCAGAATGCTCATATTTATGTTATCTTATGTAGGGATAAAGACGCCCATTTACATAAGGGATACATAAAATTTACACGATTACGggcggtgttaaagttgtttaATATGAAGGCAAAAAATGGATGGTTGAATAAAAGTTTCACGAAATTAATTGAATTGCTAAAGCAAATGTTACTAGATGATAACAAATTGTCGGATCGTTGCTATGAGACTAAGATATTGTGTCCAATGGGTCTGGAGTCTATCAAAATATAGGCTTGCtctaatgattgcatattatacatGAATGAGTATGGAGACTTATATCAATGTCCGAAATGTGGTGTGTCGCGTTACAACCTGAAGGCCAACAATGGTGATAAAAATGACTATGATAATGTTAGTAGGAAGCATCCTCATGCTAAAGTGTTATGGTACATGCTAATAATATCATGATTTAAAAGGCTTTTTTCTAATTCGAATGACGCAAAGAATCTTGGATGGCATGCAGATATAAGGACTCGTGATGGAAACATTCGCCATGTAGTTGATTCGTTGCAATTGAAGAAATTTGTTTCGTTGTTTTTGGATTTTGGAGTTGAGCCAAGAAACCTTAGGCTTGGGCTTGCCACCGATGGAATGAACTCCTTAGGCATGTTCTTCTCACAGTTTACAACCTACCTCCTTGGTTCTGCATGAAGCGCAAGTATATACTGTTAAGTATGATGATTTCTAGACCACGACAACCTGGTAATGATATAAATGTTTATCTAAGTCCATTAATTGATGAATTACCACTCTTGTAGGATGAAGGCGTTGAATTTGATGATATATATTTCGGGGAAAAGTTTAAGATGTgtgtaatattatttttcacaattaacGACTTTCCTGCTTACGGTAACTTGGATGGATATAATGTCAAAGAACATAAAGCGTGTCCTATTTGTGAAGATAATACGTGTTATCACCAACATGAATTTGTTAAAGAGACTGTTTACCTTgagcatcaaaaatttctaaCACTCGGCCATCCTTATTGTAGGTTGCAGAAGGCTTTTAATGGAGAGCACGAGTTTGATGAGGCTCTTGAACCTTTAACCGAGGATGAAGTTTATCAACGGTAAAAACACATTCACGTTGTCTTcggaaagagagagaaagaaaaatgggCAGTTGCCAAAAATATATGGAAAGAGGGGTCCTTTTTCTTTGATCTTCCATACTTTGTCAAGTCTTGATGTTAGACGTTGTCTTGATGTGATGCACGTGGAGAAAAATGTGTGTGATAGTTTGATTGACACActctatctaaaaaggaaaaggaaGTTTTTTGCGAGTGTTTGTAAGGCATTAAAGTTCCGCAAGGTTACTCATCAAATATCAAAAACCTTGTATCAATGAAAGATCTCaagttaattgatttaaaatctcATGATTCTCATGTATTGATGCAACAACTTTTACCAATGGCTATCCGTAAGAATGTGAGAGTAACTATAACGAGATTTTGCTTATTCTTGAATGCCATATGTAATAAAGTTCTTGATTTTCAAAAAGTTAGATGAATTAGAAGATAAGGGTGCCATAATCTTGTGTCAATTAGATATGCATTTTCCTCCatcattttttgacattatggttcacttactTGTTCATATACTCAGAGAAATAAGATTTTATGGTCCAATTTATTTAAGGTGGATGTATTCAATAGAGTGATATATGAAGATCTATAAAGGATATACAAAGAATCATCACCGACCGGAAGCTTCGATTGTTGAAAGGTACATCAGTGAAGAAGCTATTGAGTTTTGCATAAACTATTTGTTGGAAGCAGATTCTATAGGCATTCCAAAGTATCGTCATGCTGATCACACAGAGGAGAGAGGTATTCAAGGTTAAATATTAAGTCAATGTCTCAGGACGTAGTTATTCAATCACAAttatatatattgaataatataaATGAAGTTCAACCTTTCATAGATACTTACGAAAGACTTTTGAGGAAAAAATTTCCCCGAATGAGTGACAagttgttgttgatagagcataaCAAGAGATTCATAAATTAGTTTAATAAAAGTTTATCTAATGATCGTAGTCCATACGAGATACTTAAATGGTTGTCGTACGAGCCAAAATTTTGAGTCATGACTTGGACTGGATACAACATTGGTCATTATAccttttatacaaaatcaaaagatgaTCGTAGTACAATGCAAAATCGTGGGATTATGGTTGAAGCTGAATCAATGTATTTCTCTAATTCGAAAAATAAGAATCATGTATTGACAATTACCATGTTTTATGGTGTCATTGATGCGATTTGGgagattgattatgttatttttaaagTGGCTTTATTTAAATGTAAGTGGGCTCTCAATAATAGTAACGGTGTACACATTGATAACTTAGGATTCACCTAGGCAGACCTTGACCAAACCATTCATCTTGACTTCTCAAGCAAAACAAATTTTCTATGTTACGACCCATCAGACATATAAGGGGAAATGGTTAATTGTTCTAAAAAAACATATTCCACTTAgtgatgaaagtcttgatattcTGTCCACACCTTCTTAAACAACACAAGTTCCTATCTCATATGATGAAGGTTATGGAGATGTTGTCCATGTTATTCGAAACCATCATGAAAAAGACATTTTGGAAAATTAACAAGTACGTAATTGattctttattcataatatattcatgtatgttataatttttaagtatttttactaacaagtataattatttaaaattataggtCTTTAGAATAAAGACACAAAGAGACAAGACACAAAAACACCAAGTTACAATTATGCATGCACCATTGTATGCGACGCTTCCCCTATATtacgatttaaaaaaaaatagttatttcagacaataatttgaaaatgtagttatttgagttttttttaaatgattagttaaaaaaaaaatcgaCTATCAAGTATATAAAATTTTGATTCTGTCAAATTTATAATTAAGCATAACACAAGATATTGATGGGCTCATTGTTATATTATTGACCTTTGTAAAGGAATGAAATCTATATTCTAGTTCATCattgtttgttgttttcaatGTTGATGCATTTTATGTAATTATGCCTTTATTAGAATTTTTTATGGTCCTACCATCTTTTTAGAAAGTAATACCCAATATACCACACTTTTCACACTTTTTCCCAATATaccatcttttcaaaaaaaaaaaaactgatttaTAGAGCATCCGCCCTTTGAATGGGCGGAGCTTCACCTTTTTTAGGAACATCCGCCCTTTGAATGGGCGGAGCAGTgtatttcgtttttttttttttttttttaaaattttaattaaattaaaaacaaatttaaataatataataaatcttataattaataataaaccaataatatatatttaaaatattataataaaatataatattaatttcatattaatttcacaacatctttataatttttttgattatttaattaatttattttattatatattaatcatattattgaattaatatattttttgttttaatcatattattgaattaatatattaatcATATTATTTCACAACTTATtggattaatatattttattatatattaatcatattattgaattaatatattaattaatattattttattatttaattaattttttgttttaaatataaaaaataatacaattaatttttttaattttaatataaattgaattaaaatatattaaatcatgcatccataaataaaatacttttaattgataaattaaGTTACAATGCAATAAAAtacttttttgttatttattaataaaattgtcattattttaaagtattaaaatatatatatatatatatattaaattgcaaGAGATAAGATCAGTGAATCAGCTAACTCGAGCGTCCACGGAAAAGAGtagttcattcattaattaaaaggaCTGCAAATGGACTAAAACCAACAGAAAAAGATAAAGGTACATAGAAAATAACCATCAGAAAAAGAtaaactaaaacatctaagaaataaccacggttaaaacaatgtcattaggtccatgcatcatttgaatggcatcaatgtcgtatgccacgttatcccagaaagttatcgttgctccagtcacagcatcaacccttgttttaagcctcttgatgcttcttatctgttcgccggcctcgtactccccctctaaaaatcttaggagagtcctcttgagttgctcgacggatgagatattccaaaacattaccggcatgggaggtttgacggcggagaatatgacatgtccggtccttctgcgatactccggttcaggttcggcacgccatgttgatctccggggcggcaactctgttgtccggtgacatccatctggcctaatggttgtccggcgaggcatggttgtgtttgtgtgattgtttggtatttggagtttgtgtatctgtgtgtaaactcaaccataggagcccctaatttataatagtagtgggtagaaaaaagtaatgatgttgcgtactgtttacaagcacgcctaacatgtatgataaatgcagacacactgatcaatgactgacctgatgggactagacgaaagcatgcgtatttgactgtccaaaataAAGAGTGGCAGTATGGGCCTTGAAGACAATTTCACAACCAGACAAAGATAGAACTAGTTGGTTTAATAaaggataatacaaatacataaccaatagaaatacaaatacaaatacaaatacaaatacaaatacaaatacaaatacaaatacaaatacaaatacaaatacaaatacaaatactaatacaaatacaaatacaaatctgGCCCAACACTATGCATTACTGGTTCCAACATTTGAACAATTCGTTCGGTTGTGACCAGGAAGACGACACAACGCACATTTTCTCTCTAACTTATCATAGTTGTCCATTTCTGTTCTAATACGTGAGCTCACCGGACGACCTTTCTTGTTCCTCCGCATCAATGGGTTGTGACAAATTTGATCTCCTTCAAAGGAGGGCCAATACTCATCTAATGGTAGTACTTGAAAACTTGTGCTGTAAACACCGAATAAGTTTGAGACTCTGTAAACGTCGGACAGTAGAGCATAGGCGTCTTGGCGCACCACAGAACATGCAGCAATAACGTGTGAACAAGGAACACGGTAAGCTTGATACTTTCCACAGTCACACCAAAGATCTCTTAGGTTAACCTTGTAATCTCCCATAGGCTTTCCTTCACCATGGTCCATTGTCTCCTTCACACTGAAAGTGTTATGGTTATAGTCAAATATTCTTACATGATGCGTGCTGGATTTTGCCGTTTCTTCTTTCATAACCTTCATGCAACTTTCTGTAAATGTTTGTCCAGAACTCAATACTGCACTCCACTTAGCACCCCTTTCAGCAAAAAGTGTTCccatcctatagtatgttgcACGCACCAATGCCGTAATAGGTAGATTACGTGTCCCTTTGAATACCGAGTTCATCGATTCGACCAAGTTTGTTGTCATGTGACCCCAACGCCGACCTCCATCAAATGCCCTCGTCCACTTTTCCAATGGAATATTGTCTAGCCATCTCAAAGCATCACCATTAGCCATACCAATTTCATTTCTGTAGTAGTGGAATGTTGGTTGGTTCAAAGCGTACCCTGATAATTACAAAAAAATGAGTTACTAACATATACATATAATTTACCAAATATAATAATAGGAAATTTATACTTACCCATATTGATAACTTTTTTTCGGAGGTTACGGTCTTTGATCTCCCTCATGAAATTTTGTGCGATATGTCTGATACAATAGACATGTACAGATGGAGGCTCATGCCAACCATTCTCTGGATTATTGTAAGCACTTTCAATTGATGCATGCCTGTCTGAAATCAAACACAAGCCAGGCTGAGGGGCTACATGCATTCTCAAGTTCTTTAGAAAGAAACCCCAACCATCTGCGGTCTCCCCCTCCACAAGGGCAAAAGCAACTGGAAAGATATTACTATTTCCATCTTGAGCTACCGCCATTAGTAGAGTACCTTTGTACTTACCATATAACCAGGTACCATCAACCTGAAGTATAGGTTTGCAATATGCAAACCCTCTAATGCTTGGTTGGAATGCCCAGAAAAGTCGATGAAAAATTTGTTTTCCATTGACAACAGTTCCGTCATCTGTATATACGGGAAGTGTTTGCATTTCTACCACTGTACCAGGAACAAATTTCTTCAGAGCTAACAAGTAGTGTGGCAGGTCATTGTATGAGTTCTCCCAGTTACCGTATACCTGTTCGATAGCCTTATTCCTTGCAATCCATGTTTTCTTGTACGACAGAGTAAATTTGAATTCAGACACAATCTCACTAATACATACGCTCACCTTAGTTGAAGGGTCCTTATCAACAAGGGGCATTAAATGTTGACACATTATCTGAGAGCTAAGTTGCCTATGATCCTGATTGAACATAGTTGTTGAACAACTATGTGGTGGGTTCATAATGCCTATCTCCCATAGGTCGCTCCTCTTTCTAAAGGACGCCAAAAGTCGAAACTTGCATGTAGCGTTTCTACAACCTATTTCATATCTTTTTTTGTCAGAAAAATTCACCTTGAAATCAATACATTGTTTCATATGATATTTTGAGATGGCACGAACACAATCGGTTTTTGTTTTAAACTGGTTACCCACAGCTATGTCACCCTCAATCGGAAGACGGGGATTCCGTGGCCATGCAAACGAAGGTTGGTCTTCAGTTAGTTGCAACGTTGTAAGGTGGGGCGGTGGACAATACACATTTTCAACTGGAATTTGTTGCTCCTCTTCATTGATTGCATCTGTTTCAAACAGAGTGGTAAACAGATCATCAACTTGTGCTTCAGTTTCTTCATCATCGTCTTCTTCAACATTTTCATTAGGAATGATTGGAAAGACCATTACAAGAATGAGCGTCGTCAATGGCAtaatcgccataaaactgtcttgCAGGGGGAAATCATGCCTCAAGAATGTAAACCGAGCCCAGACTACATGTCATGGTATGCCACTGTGTCAAATTTGTATTTATCGCCAAATAGATATTTGTTTGACCCTCGTAGCCAACCCTCCACCTCAAACTTCCAACAATCCAGACCACCTATCCCTAACATGCAACAACATTTTCAAAACACCCAACAAAATTTCAATCCAACACAACCACCTTTTACCCCAAGCCAACAATATCATCACCAAAACCCATATACTTCATACACCCAACCACAAACACCATTCTCACAACCTACCCCTTTCCCAACCTACCAACACCACTACCAAACACCTCAATACACCCAAATGCAACATACCACTACCCAACATAACCCATCTACATCTTATAACCAACAACAATACCACAACTATCTAACCCCCCAACAACAAATGCCTTTTTCTCAATCACAACAATTTACCCCTAACACCACTCAAGAAAACTATGTCAACATGCAAACCTCAATGCATAACACCACTCAACAGGATTGGAATAACGAGGGGACCAGATTGAGTTATGGCAGTGCGACGGCGTCTGATTTTATCAATGAAGAAATGGTCGAAGAATTATATGATCGCGGATATGAGATAGGTCCTTCTACTCAACCTGCAAATGATGAAGGGCCTCGTAGAAGAAGTACGAGAGATGGACATCCTCCTAATTGTGGAACCAACCAACGGTTACGCCGACCGGGTCGAGGTGGCAATTAAATACCGTTTACTTCactttattgtaattttatttttcttaattgcaTTGTAacttaaattatcaattaaaagtattttatttatataaattttatttaatatattttaactcaatttattttaaaattaaaaaaattaattgtattaatttataaatttaaaacaaaaaataattaacataaatatatatattattattttattaataataatatgattaatatataataaaataatttaattaaataatacaaatttttataaagatgttgtgaaattaatattatattttattataatattttaaatatatattattggtttattattaattataagatttattatattatttaaatttgtttttaatttaattaaaattttcaaaaaaaaaaaaaaaacgaaatacACTGCTCCGCCCATTCAAAGGGCGGATGTTCCTAAAAAAGGTGAAGCTCCGCCCATTCAAAGGGCGGATGCTCTAtaaatcagttttttttttttgaaaagatggcATATTGGGAA includes these proteins:
- the LOC131619407 gene encoding uncharacterized protein LOC131619407, which translates into the protein MAIMPLTTLILVMVFPIIPNENVEEDDDEETEAQVDDLFTTLFETDAINEEEQQIPVENVYCPPPHLTTLQLTEDQPSFAWPRNPRLPIEGDIAVGNQFKTKTDCVRAISKYHMKQCIDFKVNFSDKKRYEIGCRNATCKFRLLASFRKRSDLWEIGIMNPPHSCSTTMFNQDHRQLSSQIMCQHLMPLVDKDPSTKVSVCISEIVSEFKFTLSYKKTWIARNKAIEQVYGNWENSYNDLPHYLLALKKFVPGTVVEMQTLPVYTDDGTVVNGKQIFHRLFWAFQPSIRGFAYCKPILQVDGTWLYGKYKGTLLMAVAQDGNSNIFPVAFALVEGETADGWGFFLKNLRMHVAPQPGLCLISDRHASIESAYNNPENGWHEPPSVHVYCIRHIAQNFMREIKDRNLRKKVINMGYALNQPTFHYYRNEIGMANGDALRWLDNIPLEKWTRAFDGGRRWGHMTTNLVESMNSVFKGTRNLPITALVRATYYRMGTLFAERGAKWSAVLSSGQTFTESCMKVMKEETAKSSTHHVRIFDYNHNTFSVKETMDHGEGKPMGDYKVNLRDLWCDCGKYQAYRVPCSHVIAACSVVRQDAYALLSDVYRVSNLFGVYSTSFQVLPLDEYWPSFEGDQICHNPLMRRNKKGRPVSSRIRTEMDNYDKLERKCALCRLPGHNRTNCSNVGTSNA